A part of Gambusia affinis linkage group LG19, SWU_Gaff_1.0, whole genome shotgun sequence genomic DNA contains:
- the rcn3 gene encoding reticulocalbin-3 isoform X1, whose protein sequence is MMLLSSLAYLYFLAAAALAVPAQEKRVHHQAGLSDHVHDDSQNYQYDHEAFLGKEEAKTFDQLTPEESKDRLAKIVDRIDTDKDGYVTHPELHQWIKHRQRRYIEENVNKHWKDYDQNRDDKIAWEEYKNTTYGYYLGEEFSDVEDKDTYKSMLARDERRFKAADKDRDGIATREEFTAFLHPEEFDYMKDVVVQETMEDIDKNGDGKINLHEYIGDMYTPEDGESEPDWVQTERKHFGEFRDVNKDGYLDANEVAQWVLPGEVDHADNEAKHLIHETDTNKDGRLSLSEVLDRTDYFRMSTITDYGGMRVEEHDEL, encoded by the exons ATGATGCTGCTGAGTTCACTGGCGTACCTGTACTTCCTGGCTGCCGCTGCTCTTGCCGTCCCTGCTCAGGAGAAGCGGGTCCATCACCAGGCCGGTCTGAGCGACCACGTCCACGACGACAGTCAGAACTACCAGTACGACCATGAGGCCTTCCTGGGCAAAGAGGAAGCCAAAACATTCGACCAGCTGACCCCCGAGGAGAGCAAAGACCGACTAGC GAAGATCGTGGACCGGATCGACACGGACAAGGACGGCTACGTCACCCACCCAGAGCTGCACCAGTGGATCAAACACAGGCAGAGGAGGTACATCGAAGAGAACGTCAACAAGCACTGGAAGGACTACGACCAGAACCGGGACGACAAGATCGCCTGGGAGGAGTACAAGAACACCACCTACGGCTACTACCTGG GTGAGGAGTTCAGTGACGTTGAGGACAAAGACACGTATAAGTCCATGCTGGCCCGGGACGAGAGACGCTTCAAGGCGGCCGACAAAGATCGTGACGGCATCGCCACGCGCGAGGAGTTTACTGCCTTCCTGCATCCTGAGGAGTTCGACTATATGAAGGACGTAGTGGTGCAG GAAACTATGGAGGACATCGATAAGAACGGTGACGGAAAGATCAACCTCCACGAGTATATTG GTGACATGTACACACCGGAGGACGGCGAGTCGGAGCCTGACTGGGTCCAGACCGAGAGGAAACACTTTGGAGAATTCAGAGACGTCAACAAG GACGGCTACCTGGATGCTAACGAAGTGGCCCAGTGGGTTCTACCAGGAGAGGTGGACCATGCTGACAACGAGGCCAAGCATCTGATCCACGAGACCGACACAAACAAG GACGGCCGCCTGAGTCTGTCCGAAGTGCTCGACAGAACAGACTACTTCAGGATGAGCACAATCACTGACTATGGAGGCATGAGGGTGGAGGAGCACGACGAGCTGTGA
- the rcn3 gene encoding reticulocalbin-3 isoform X2 — MMLLSSLAYLYFLAAAALAVPAQEKRVHHQAGLSDHVHDDSQNYQYDHEAFLGKEEAKTFDQLTPEESKDRLAKIVDRIDTDKDGYVTHPELHQWIKHRQRRYIEENVNKHWKDYDQNRDDKIAWEEYKNTTYGYYLGEEFSDVEDKDTYKSMLARDERRFKAADKDRDGIATREEFTAFLHPEEFDYMKDVVVQETMEDIDKNGDGKINLHEYIGDMYTPEDGESEPDWVQTERKHFGEFRDVNKDGYLDANEVAQWVLPGEVDHADNEAKHLIHETDTNKDEKITKKEILANWNMFVGSQATNYGEDLTKKHDEL; from the exons ATGATGCTGCTGAGTTCACTGGCGTACCTGTACTTCCTGGCTGCCGCTGCTCTTGCCGTCCCTGCTCAGGAGAAGCGGGTCCATCACCAGGCCGGTCTGAGCGACCACGTCCACGACGACAGTCAGAACTACCAGTACGACCATGAGGCCTTCCTGGGCAAAGAGGAAGCCAAAACATTCGACCAGCTGACCCCCGAGGAGAGCAAAGACCGACTAGC GAAGATCGTGGACCGGATCGACACGGACAAGGACGGCTACGTCACCCACCCAGAGCTGCACCAGTGGATCAAACACAGGCAGAGGAGGTACATCGAAGAGAACGTCAACAAGCACTGGAAGGACTACGACCAGAACCGGGACGACAAGATCGCCTGGGAGGAGTACAAGAACACCACCTACGGCTACTACCTGG GTGAGGAGTTCAGTGACGTTGAGGACAAAGACACGTATAAGTCCATGCTGGCCCGGGACGAGAGACGCTTCAAGGCGGCCGACAAAGATCGTGACGGCATCGCCACGCGCGAGGAGTTTACTGCCTTCCTGCATCCTGAGGAGTTCGACTATATGAAGGACGTAGTGGTGCAG GAAACTATGGAGGACATCGATAAGAACGGTGACGGAAAGATCAACCTCCACGAGTATATTG GTGACATGTACACACCGGAGGACGGCGAGTCGGAGCCTGACTGGGTCCAGACCGAGAGGAAACACTTTGGAGAATTCAGAGACGTCAACAAG GACGGCTACCTGGATGCTAACGAAGTGGCCCAGTGGGTTCTACCAGGAGAGGTGGACCATGCTGACAACGAGGCCAAGCATCTGATCCACGAGACCGACACAAACAAG GACGAGAAAATCACCAAGAAGGAAATTCTGGCCAATTGGAACATGTTTGTGGGCAGCCAGGCGACCAATTATGGTGAAGATTTAACAAAGAAACATGACGAACTTTGA